The proteins below come from a single Necator americanus strain Aroian chromosome V, whole genome shotgun sequence genomic window:
- a CDS encoding hypothetical protein (NECATOR_CHRV.G18006.T2): protein MTEKLPPGTLCVVCEDIATGNHYSVPSCNGCKTFFRRAVVNNRMFTCMGNGDCPVNKGVRCACRHCRLKKCLLVGMDKKSIQNDRDRIGYTKRTRKCDKMNSDGLIDNNEMRHSSHSPDSFSPEDIRLGPSCLDSKEHKHDNNAVDPMLERLTTLENNLTLLLSRAEIEPYASLDDALAAPSRFHQPISVRITDPIASPKPGMDENKMPFWRSRIIALYIDWAKSFACFRNLPHADKVALITNHASSYMIMCEAFRTPEHVDEKKLETAVISRSAGNDHLQGMLSNKNLDLFRIKTEPTSDSPELATIRLPTEYGTLPADYGSLIPQDYGRPVRGIEGRSEMHTFFDSKLFEDSVGSLKTNRALPITEGVAAGWLPIGLQERRHDVAAAGKALSFSLSGLTPVMAAMIDYVMKPFRQLNISTTEFAALQAIMFFDPDTEGIDSASQRNVAAEQKKLLTALHRHIQRNYKGTLADERYANILLRIPTIRKVAAKKNESLQMIDMLNLFALNSLVKETALGVRSSCSSTPALGATINVTYHSTTK from the exons gaaccTTATGTGTGGTATGTGAAGACATCGCCACTGGAAATCACTATTCCGTTCCATCATGCAATGGATGTAAAACTTTCTTTCGACGCGCTGTCGTG aacaATAGAATGTTTACTTGCATGGGGAATGGTGACTGTCCTGTCAACAAAG GCGTACGATGTGCTTGCCGTCACTGTCGTCTCAAAAAATGTCTTCTTGTTGGGATGGACAAAAAAT caaTTCAGAACGATCGCGATCGGATTGGCTATACGAAGCGAACACGCAAGTGCGATAAGATGAACTCGGATGGATTAATCGATAACAACGA AATGCGTCATTCCTCGCACTCCCCCGATTCGTTTAGCCCTGAGGACATTCGTCTTGGACCTAGTTGTTTGGATTCGAAGGAGCACAAACATGACAAT AACGCTGTTGATCCAATGCTTGAACGGCTTACAACGCTGGAAAATAATCTGACTCTTCTGCTCAGTCGTGCCGAAATTGAGCCATATGCTTCGTTGGATGATGCATTGGCAGCACCCAGTCGTTTCCATCAACCTATTAGTGTTAGG ATTACCGATCCCATTGCCTCTCCCAAGCCGGGaatggatgaaaataaaatgccTTTTTGGAGATCGCGGATTATAGCCCTGTATATCGACTGGGCGAAGTCTTTCGCTTGCTTCAGGAATCTTCCTCATGCAGACAag GTGGCGCTTATAACGAATCACGCCAGCTCCTACATGATCATGTGTGAAGCATTTCGAACTCCTGAACATGtcgatgagaaaaaattggagacaGCTGTAATCTCCCGCTCAGCCGGCAACGATCATCTGCAAGGGATGTT GAGCAATAAGAATTTGGACTTGTTTAGAATTAAAACTGAGCCCACTTCTGACAGTCCAGAATTAGCAACGATACGACTTCCAACAGAGTATGGAACACTGCCAGCAGACTATGGATCGTTGATTCCACAG GATTATGGCCGTCCTGTTCGTGGCATAGAAGGACGATCCGAGATGCATACTTTTTTCGACAGCAAGCTTTTCGAAGATAGCGTTGGATCTCTGAAAACGAATCGTGCATTACCTATCACAGAGGGAGTTGCTGCTGGTTG gTTACCCATTGGGTTGCAAGAACGTCGTCACGATGTCGCAGCCGCTGGGAAAGCGTTGTCGTTTAGTTTGTCGGGGTTAACACCGGTGATGGCCGCAATGATTGATTATGTGATGAAGCCATTTCGCCAACTGAATATCTCTACTACCGAATTTGCTGCGCTGCAGGCGATCATGTTTTTCGATCCTG atACGGAAGGGATTGACTCAGCGAGTCAACGTAATGTTGCCGCCGAGCAAAAGAAGTTGCTCACTGCTTTACACAGACATATTCAACGGAACTATAAAGGAACATTGGCTGATGAACGATACGCAAATATTCTACTGAGAATCCCAACCATTCGG AAAGTTGCTGCGAAGAAGAATGAGTCACTACAAATGATCGATATGCTCAATTTGTTCGCTCTTAATTCGTTAGTTAAGGAAACTGCATTAGGGGTTCGATCATCATGTTCAAGTACACCAGCCTTAGGAGCTACCATAAATG taacaTACCACTCCACAACAAAATAG
- a CDS encoding hypothetical protein (NECATOR_CHRV.G18006.T3), with product MTEKLPPGTLCVVCEDIATGNHYSVPSCNGCKTFFRRAVVNNRMFTCMGNGDCPVNKGVRCACRHCRLKKCLLVGMDKKSIQNDRDRIGYTKRTRKCDKMNSDGLIDNNEMRHSSHSPDSFSPEDIRLGPSCLDSKEHKHDNNAVDPMLERLTTLENNLTLLLSRAEIEPYASLDDALAAPSRFHQPISVRITDPIASPKPGMDENKMPFWRSRIIALYIDWAKSFACFRNLPHADKVALITNHASSYMIMCEAFRTPEHVDEKKLETAVISRSAGNDHLQGMLIKTEPTSDSPELATIRLPTEYGTLPADYGSLIPQDYGRPVRGIEGRSEMHTFFDSKLFEDSVGSLKTNRALPITEGVAAGWLPIGLQERRHDVAAAGKALSFSLSGLTPVMAAMIDYVMKPFRQLNISTTEFAALQAIMFFDPDTEGIDSASQRNVAAEQKKLLTALHRHIQRNYKGTLADERYANILLRIPTIRKVAAKKNESLQMIDMLNLFALNSLVKETALGVRSSCSSTPALGATINVTYHSTTK from the exons gaaccTTATGTGTGGTATGTGAAGACATCGCCACTGGAAATCACTATTCCGTTCCATCATGCAATGGATGTAAAACTTTCTTTCGACGCGCTGTCGTG aacaATAGAATGTTTACTTGCATGGGGAATGGTGACTGTCCTGTCAACAAAG GCGTACGATGTGCTTGCCGTCACTGTCGTCTCAAAAAATGTCTTCTTGTTGGGATGGACAAAAAAT caaTTCAGAACGATCGCGATCGGATTGGCTATACGAAGCGAACACGCAAGTGCGATAAGATGAACTCGGATGGATTAATCGATAACAACGA AATGCGTCATTCCTCGCACTCCCCCGATTCGTTTAGCCCTGAGGACATTCGTCTTGGACCTAGTTGTTTGGATTCGAAGGAGCACAAACATGACAAT AACGCTGTTGATCCAATGCTTGAACGGCTTACAACGCTGGAAAATAATCTGACTCTTCTGCTCAGTCGTGCCGAAATTGAGCCATATGCTTCGTTGGATGATGCATTGGCAGCACCCAGTCGTTTCCATCAACCTATTAGTGTTAGG ATTACCGATCCCATTGCCTCTCCCAAGCCGGGaatggatgaaaataaaatgccTTTTTGGAGATCGCGGATTATAGCCCTGTATATCGACTGGGCGAAGTCTTTCGCTTGCTTCAGGAATCTTCCTCATGCAGACAag GTGGCGCTTATAACGAATCACGCCAGCTCCTACATGATCATGTGTGAAGCATTTCGAACTCCTGAACATGtcgatgagaaaaaattggagacaGCTGTAATCTCCCGCTCAGCCGGCAACGATCATCTGCAAGGGATGTT AATTAAAACTGAGCCCACTTCTGACAGTCCAGAATTAGCAACGATACGACTTCCAACAGAGTATGGAACACTGCCAGCAGACTATGGATCGTTGATTCCACAG GATTATGGCCGTCCTGTTCGTGGCATAGAAGGACGATCCGAGATGCATACTTTTTTCGACAGCAAGCTTTTCGAAGATAGCGTTGGATCTCTGAAAACGAATCGTGCATTACCTATCACAGAGGGAGTTGCTGCTGGTTG gTTACCCATTGGGTTGCAAGAACGTCGTCACGATGTCGCAGCCGCTGGGAAAGCGTTGTCGTTTAGTTTGTCGGGGTTAACACCGGTGATGGCCGCAATGATTGATTATGTGATGAAGCCATTTCGCCAACTGAATATCTCTACTACCGAATTTGCTGCGCTGCAGGCGATCATGTTTTTCGATCCTG atACGGAAGGGATTGACTCAGCGAGTCAACGTAATGTTGCCGCCGAGCAAAAGAAGTTGCTCACTGCTTTACACAGACATATTCAACGGAACTATAAAGGAACATTGGCTGATGAACGATACGCAAATATTCTACTGAGAATCCCAACCATTCGG AAAGTTGCTGCGAAGAAGAATGAGTCACTACAAATGATCGATATGCTCAATTTGTTCGCTCTTAATTCGTTAGTTAAGGAAACTGCATTAGGGGTTCGATCATCATGTTCAAGTACACCAGCCTTAGGAGCTACCATAAATG taacaTACCACTCCACAACAAAATAG
- a CDS encoding hypothetical protein (NECATOR_CHRV.G18006.T1): MTEKLPPGTLCVVCEDIATGNHYSVPSCNGCKTFFRRAVVNNRMFTCMGNGDCPVNKGVRCACRHCRLKKCLLVGMDKKSIQNDRDRIGYTKRTRKCDKMNSDGLIDNNEMRHSSHSPDSFSPEDIRLGPSCLDSKEHKHDNNAVDPMLERLTTLENNLTLLLSRAEIEPYASLDDALAAPSRFHQPISVRITDPIASPKPGMDENKMPFWRSRIIALYIDWAKSFACFRNLPHADKVALITNHASSYMIMCEAFRTPEHVDEKKLETAVISRSAGNDHLQGMLSNKNLDLFRIKTEPTSDSPELATIRLPTEYGTLPADYGSLIPQDYGRPVRGIEGRSEMHTFFDSKLFEDSVGSLKTNRALPITEGVAAGWLPIGLQERRHDVAAAGKALSFSLSGLTPVMAAMIDYVMKPFRQLNISTTEFAALQAIMFFDPDTEGIDSASQRNVAAEQKKLLTALHRHIQRNYKGTLADERYANILLRIPTIRKVAAKKNESLQMIDMLNLFALNSLVKETALGVRSSCSSTPALGATINGEYPSE, encoded by the exons gaaccTTATGTGTGGTATGTGAAGACATCGCCACTGGAAATCACTATTCCGTTCCATCATGCAATGGATGTAAAACTTTCTTTCGACGCGCTGTCGTG aacaATAGAATGTTTACTTGCATGGGGAATGGTGACTGTCCTGTCAACAAAG GCGTACGATGTGCTTGCCGTCACTGTCGTCTCAAAAAATGTCTTCTTGTTGGGATGGACAAAAAAT caaTTCAGAACGATCGCGATCGGATTGGCTATACGAAGCGAACACGCAAGTGCGATAAGATGAACTCGGATGGATTAATCGATAACAACGA AATGCGTCATTCCTCGCACTCCCCCGATTCGTTTAGCCCTGAGGACATTCGTCTTGGACCTAGTTGTTTGGATTCGAAGGAGCACAAACATGACAAT AACGCTGTTGATCCAATGCTTGAACGGCTTACAACGCTGGAAAATAATCTGACTCTTCTGCTCAGTCGTGCCGAAATTGAGCCATATGCTTCGTTGGATGATGCATTGGCAGCACCCAGTCGTTTCCATCAACCTATTAGTGTTAGG ATTACCGATCCCATTGCCTCTCCCAAGCCGGGaatggatgaaaataaaatgccTTTTTGGAGATCGCGGATTATAGCCCTGTATATCGACTGGGCGAAGTCTTTCGCTTGCTTCAGGAATCTTCCTCATGCAGACAag GTGGCGCTTATAACGAATCACGCCAGCTCCTACATGATCATGTGTGAAGCATTTCGAACTCCTGAACATGtcgatgagaaaaaattggagacaGCTGTAATCTCCCGCTCAGCCGGCAACGATCATCTGCAAGGGATGTT GAGCAATAAGAATTTGGACTTGTTTAGAATTAAAACTGAGCCCACTTCTGACAGTCCAGAATTAGCAACGATACGACTTCCAACAGAGTATGGAACACTGCCAGCAGACTATGGATCGTTGATTCCACAG GATTATGGCCGTCCTGTTCGTGGCATAGAAGGACGATCCGAGATGCATACTTTTTTCGACAGCAAGCTTTTCGAAGATAGCGTTGGATCTCTGAAAACGAATCGTGCATTACCTATCACAGAGGGAGTTGCTGCTGGTTG gTTACCCATTGGGTTGCAAGAACGTCGTCACGATGTCGCAGCCGCTGGGAAAGCGTTGTCGTTTAGTTTGTCGGGGTTAACACCGGTGATGGCCGCAATGATTGATTATGTGATGAAGCCATTTCGCCAACTGAATATCTCTACTACCGAATTTGCTGCGCTGCAGGCGATCATGTTTTTCGATCCTG atACGGAAGGGATTGACTCAGCGAGTCAACGTAATGTTGCCGCCGAGCAAAAGAAGTTGCTCACTGCTTTACACAGACATATTCAACGGAACTATAAAGGAACATTGGCTGATGAACGATACGCAAATATTCTACTGAGAATCCCAACCATTCGG AAAGTTGCTGCGAAGAAGAATGAGTCACTACAAATGATCGATATGCTCAATTTGTTCGCTCTTAATTCGTTAGTTAAGGAAACTGCATTAGGGGTTCGATCATCATGTTCAAGTACACCAGCCTTAGGAGCTACCATAAATGGTGAATACCCGTCGGAGTGA
- a CDS encoding hypothetical protein (NECATOR_CHRV.G18007.T1) produces MRPLTLLIVVIACGISVQKESNKGEPSIAIVGAGMSGLSAARRLIEDGTTNIDIYEGLNRIGGRVHPIPYYGGYLQMGAQYINGAFNPLYKIAAELGVISGIVSDTAHLQNPEFLLGTQAIPRKDIELFMNFVEPLDPKYRQLAKQHDLLSRIYTMKTIFMEDYSRFLKKNNIKGARKKVFDALTRSYRSYWEFEWAADWSDLSPRVLTEFNDRGTEGESFLTNKFGYKAILDHLRLPIADNMIHFNTTVTKIDHSQEKITLTTSNGEIPKKYDYVIVTSSLGHLKKFHRQLFKPPLPRQKIEAIEKIGFGGSCKIFFRWEQPWWNNETYSMIPLPVEGMAREGVDAFERELTTLHVTDWEPNTLTAWVAGAGQAVMDNMTDQELKDRITKLIRDMKNDQTIQPPSEIIRTKLTKNDLLLGSYSYISLAQARAKISHSKLSIPIKQKNRPRVLFAGEATHHRLFQTAIGAYLSGRREADRILLDWQTRRSFLSTNRHDPATRLGLKETRTATVQENYSIYNKDVVHPNPVILCTRDLRSALINHP; encoded by the exons ATGAGACCGTTGACGCTGTTAATTGTCGTCATCGCATGTGGAATATCCGTTCAG AAAGAATCGAACAAAGGCGAACCGTCTATAGCCATCGTCGGCGCTGGCATGAGCGGTTTGTCAGCAGCTCGCCGACTGATTGAAGATGGTACGACTAACATCGATATTTACGAGGGACTGAACCGCATTGGAGGACGTGTACATCCGATACCCTATT ATGGCGGATACCTACAGATGGGGGCCCAGTACATCAACGGAGCGTTCAATCCACTGTACAAGATCGCTGCCGAGCTGGGAGTGATCTCGGGAATTGTTTCCGACACAGCACATCTGCAAAACCCGGAATTCCTCCTGGGTACCCAGGCCATACCCAG aaaagaCATCGAGTTGTTCATGAACTTCGTTGAGCCATTGGATCCGAAGTACCGCCAACTTGCAAAACAGCACGACCTACTCTCACGAATCTACACAATGAAGACTATTTTCATGGAAGACTACTCAAGATTTCTCAAG aaaaacaacataaaaggAGCAAGAAAGAAGGTATTCGATGCACTTACACGCTCCTACAGATCTTACTGGGAATTCGAATGGGCCGCTGATTGGTCGGAC TTGAGCCCTCGAGTATTGACTGAATTCAACGATCGTGGTACAGAAGGAGAATCTTTTCTCACGAATAAATTCGGATACAAGGCAATCTTGGATCACCTACGATTGCCAATAGCGGATAACATGATCCACTTCAACACAACTGTCACAAAAATTGAtcattctcaagaaaaaatcacactGACGACCTCTAATGGTGAAATTCCCAAAAAGTACGACTACGTGATAGTCACTTCATCCTTGGGCCACCTTAAAAAATTCCACCGTCAACTCTTCAAACCGCCTCTTCCTCGTCAGAAAATCGAAGCTATAGAAAAAATTG GTTTTGGAGGATCTTGCAAGATTTTCTTCCGATGGGAACAACCTTGGTGGAACAACGAGACCTATTCAATGATACCGCTACCAGTTGAGGGAATGGCACGTGAAGGCGTCGATGCTTTTGAAAGGGAGCTCACTACGTTGCAT GTCACGGATTGGGAACCGAATACCTTAACAGCGTGGGTGGCAGGTGCTGGGCAAGCAGTTATGGATAACATGACTGATCAAGAACTCAAAGACCGTATCACAAAGCTTATCCGAGATATGAAGAATGACCAAACCATACAACCACCAAGCGAGATTATTAG GACGAAACTGACGAAGAATGATCTACTGCTGGGATCGTACTCGTACATAAGTCTTGCACAAGCACGAGCTAAAATCTCACATTCAAAGCTTTCGATCccaataaagcagaaaaatcgaCCAAGAGTGCTCTTCGCTGGAGAAGCAACTCATCATAG GCTCTTCCAAACAGCTATCGGTGCCTATCTGAGTGGTCGGAGAGAAGCGGATCGAATTTTGCTTGATTGGCAGACTCGCAGATCTTTCTTGAGCACCAACAGGCACGACCCAGCAACCAGATTAGGACTCAAAGAAACAAGGACTGCCACTGTTCAAGAGAACTATTCCATATACAACAAGGATGTTGTTCATCCTAACCCAGTCATTCTATGTACCCGTGATCTTCGTAGCGCTTTGATCAATCACCCGTAA
- a CDS encoding hypothetical protein (NECATOR_CHRV.G18008.T1), protein MTCGLTDTDLYKRVVIEKSLSLSEYLELKKPHLLSQTEDVRDAALSEITDTISSLPNDFLTGDQVALLLEFFLGRLESSPASASHAVRGANHLVCNSQNLPSGFEKPLVQIMFTDGNVQGWDTENRLLQYEVLQWLLLHRLEELASLGSNFVLTFIRTVGGERHPRCLPVVFRMFVVVAQSFPMGPLVEDLFEVVACYFPIEYKASSSSTITKELLAEGCLKCLVAHRDFAPFCYLLIEEKFTDDESTPEQKGDTCELLAEAASIFPAEEIVDHLEPILGGIRVVALNPKGVFPHSVSRALTAITKALSLVGEGAVTNLGSQLVENLEPFVLQAEMGLTERALTLFRCATEAGPAIRNQIYNHVVPWILMLVQGDVVNVRANRLEITQEGLRALSDWVECIHNHGCDAVLSQFESSLFASLEVARETAPNEALTVMLNCLTVYLRITPISDDIQKKSQDLIKFSWNTLMAGTVKTSYLRLITAVAETDWESMRSIISEKAGRCKQQDFPMLCAAVHDEISFSELSENIFSTLAQYPCPELFEYFLTMATRLAEKSPKLVSNLVHQYLALSVEIKSVSEDIVTAYAETLQSLGLLLDGDSRLELVNEAMASVKSSEQLDMICLFVVQSQNVHVMERCLGSSHCDEHCAYLLCVGIANHLEDMEQLKLLKKDIKYEVDCAIAKGLLLSGKREGVEMVQELLNRLCSVDEAERQKLCAQLCDLFDFDNAVNDPRRCLYRTTFLWKQRIFNQLSTCYVTAVNSANQAAKDILMSLLPALLKSSVNNLAVEQQFHEFKTVFRVALSTGKDIQPAVLSALPRYVAGLQPSDILPEDGLQIIKAVTATMDNTNTPMTTVLACLESLELLAQRASYDFSDSDITIVIGTTTKALGHRKRLVRQKAALVRNIWESKRQ, encoded by the exons ATGACTTGCGGATTAACTGATACGGATCTCTACAAGCGGGTGGTTATTGAAAAGTCACTCTCTCTCAGCGAATATCTCGAATTGAAAAA ACCACATCTTTTGTCGCAGACTGAAGATGTTAGAGATGCCGCTCTCTCAGAAATTACAGACACAATCTCGTCTTTGCCGAATGATTTTCTGACAGGAGATCAGG TCGCTCTTCTCCTGGAATTCTTCCTCGGACGACTGGAATCATCTCCAGCCTCTGCATCTCATGCTGTTCGTGGCGCCAATCATTTG GTCTGTAACAGCCAAAATCTTCCTAGCGGCTTTGAAAAGCCGCTTGTCCAAATAATGTTCAc AGATGGAAACGTTCAAGGATGGGATACGGAAAACCGATTGCTGCAGTATGAGGTGCTACAATGGTTGCTATTGCATCGTTTGGAAG AACTGGCATCGTTAGGATCGAATTTCGTCTTAACTTTCATCAGAACCGTTGGAGGTGAACGACATCCGCGATGTCTCCCAGTGGTCTTCCGAATGTTCGTCGTTGTTGCGCAgtcctttccaatgg GTCCACTTGTTGAAGATCTGTTCGAGGTCGTTGCATGTTATTTTCCTATTGAATACAAG GCATCCAGCAGTTCAACCATTACTAAAGAGCTGCTTGCCGAAGGATGCTTGAAATGCTTAGTAGCACATCGtgattttgctcctttctgcTACTTGCTGATCGAGGAGAAGTTCACCGATGATGAATCCACTCCCGAACAAAAAGGGGATACATGTGAATTGCTT gCTGAAGCAGCCTCGATATTTCCAGCTGAGGAAATAGTCGATCATTTAGAGCCGATACTGGGAGGCATTCGCGTGGTTGCTTTGAATCCTAAAG GTGTTTTTCCTCACTCTGTTTCACGAGCTCTCACAGCAATTACCAAAGCGCTAAGCTTAGTTGGTGAGGGTGCGGTGACTAACCTTGGTTCTCAGCTTGTCGAAA ACCTTGAGCCATTTGTCCTGCAGGCGGAAATGGGTCTCACCGAACGAGCTCTGACACTTTTTCGATGTGCAACCGAAGCAGGGCCAGCTATCCGTAATCAGATCTACAATCACGTAGTACCATGGATTCTTATGCTTGTGCAAG GTGATGTGGTGAATGTTAGGGCCAACCGTCTGGAAATCACACAAGAAGGATTACGCGCATTAAGCGATTGGGTCGAGTGTATCCATAATCACGGCTGTG ATGCTGTCCTGTCGCAGTTCGAGTCTTCGTTGTTCGCGTCATTGGAAGTTGCTAGAGAAACAGCACCGAATGAAGCCCTCACAGTTATGCTGAATTGCCTTACG gtTTATTTGAGAATCACGCCTATTTCCGACGATatccaaaagaaaagtcaGGATCTGATTAAGTTTTCTTGGAACACCCTCATGGCTGGAACCGTCAA GACAAGCTATCTGCGACTTATAACAGCAGTTGCAGAGACAGACTGGGAATCTATGCGCAGTATTATCTCGGAAAAAGCTGGACGTT GCAAACAACAAGACTTTCCGATGCTGTGTGCTGCTGTTCATGATGAAATATCTTTTAGCGAGTTATCGGAGAACATATTTTCAACACTAGCTCAAT ATCCATGCCCTGAATTGTTCGAATATTTTCTAACAATGGCTACAAGACTTGCTGAGAAATCCCCAAAATTAGTTTCAAATCTTGTACATCAATACCTTGCGCTTTCTGTAGAG ATCAAATCTGTGAGCGAGGATATCGTAACTGCTTATGCAGAGACCCTCCAGTCCTTAGGACTGCTTCTGGATGGAGATTCGCGTCTCGAATTGGTTAACGAAGCTATGGCGTCAGTAAAATCATCTGAACAGCTTGATATGATTTGCTTATTTGTGGTTCAGTCCCAG aaTGTACATGTTATGGAGCGTTGTTTGGGCTCTTCACATTGTGATGAGCATTGTGCTTATCTGCTATGCGTCGGTATTGCGAATCATCTAGAGGATATGGAGCAGTTAAAACTGCTTAAAAAGGATATCAAATACGA AGTAGACTGCGCCATTGCAAAAGGCTTACTCTTATCTGGAAAGAGAGAAGGTGTTGAGATGGTCCAAGAG CTTCTGAATCGTCTCTGTTCTGTTGACGAAGCAGAAAGACAGAAACTATGTGCCCAACTCTGTGATTTGTTCGATTTTGATAACGCTGTGAATGATCCTCGAAGGTGCTTATACAGGACTACTTTTCTGTGGAAGCAGAG gaTTTTCAATCAACTCAGCACCTGTTATGTGACAGCTGTGAACTCAGCAAATCAAG CTGCCAAGGATATTTTGATGTCTCTTCTTCCTGCTCTACTGAAATCATCCGTGAACAATCTTGCAGTTGAACAGCAGTTCCATGAG TTTAAAACTGTGTTTCGGGTGGCACTATCTACAGGAAAAGATATCCAACCAGCTGTACTTTCGGCCTTGCCACGATATGTGGCAGGATTGCAACCGTCTGACATATTACCCGAGGATGGCTTACAGATCATCAAAGCTGTAACGGCAACTATGGATAATACAAATACACCAATG ACTACTGTGCTTGCGTGCCTTGAATCGCTTGAATTATTGGCACAACGTGCAAGTTATGACTTCTCTGACTCGGACATTACGATAGTAATTGGAACTACTACAAAAGCCTTAGGACATCGTAAACGTTTGGTGCGGCAAAAGGCGGCTTTAGTTAGGAACATATG GGAATCGAAACGTCAATGA
- a CDS encoding hypothetical protein (NECATOR_CHRV.G18009.T1): MKIENFSQYSQYNGEKLSRPDMSDLEILRRTYRLYLAVALAVITILIGTIIILAVLLYQKIHRLDEIEDDLEICQTFLVTKNPLNTT, translated from the exons ATGAAGATCGAGAATTTCTCTCAATACTCACAATATAACGGCGAAAAACTTAGTCGACCAGACATGTCTGATCTAGAAATACTCAGGAG gacATATCGGCTTTATTTGGCTGTAGCACTCGCTGTTATTACAATACTAATTGGCACCATAATAATTTTGGCCGTACTACTATATCAGAAAATCCACCGACTTGATGAAATT GAGGACGATCTTGAAATTTGTCAAACATTTCTCGTGACCAAAAACCCTCTAAATACGACCTAG